From Dasypus novemcinctus isolate mDasNov1 chromosome 19, mDasNov1.1.hap2, whole genome shotgun sequence, a single genomic window includes:
- the SMPD4 gene encoding sphingomyelin phosphodiesterase 4 isoform X3, with product MMKLVYKLQAEDYKFDFPVSYLPGPVKASIQERVLPDSPLYHNKLQFPPTGGVGLNLALNPFEYYIFFFALSLITQKPLPGSLHIRTSDCAYFILVDRYLSWFLPTEGSVLPPLPSSPGGPSPSPAPRTPAVPFASYGLHHTSLLKRHIAHQTPVNADPASHEIWRSETLLQVFVEMWLHHYSLEMYQKLQSPHAKLEVLHYRLSVSSALHSPAHPSCQALHAYQESFTPTEEHVLVVRLLLKHLHAFANSLKPEQAPPSAHSHATSPLEEFKRAAIPRFVQQKLYLFLQHCFGHWPLDASFRAVLEMWLSYLQPWRYAPEKQAQGTDPQARCVSEKWAPFVQENLLMYTKLFMGFLNRALRTDLVSPKNALMVFRVAKVFAQPNLAEMIQKGEQLFLEPELVIPHRQHRTFAAPTFTGSFLSSWPPAVTDASFKVKSHVYSLEGQDCKYTPLFGPEARALVLRLAQLIAQAKQTAKTISDQAVESMTGRSFLSWLRLCPADPNGSSSGNDLDEGGQDSVRKTDEHLEKALEYLCQIFRLSETQLAQLTLALGTTQDENGKKQLPDCIVGEAGLILTPLGRYQIINGLRRFEIEYQGDAELQPIRSYEIASLVRVLFQLSSAINHRFADQMAALCSRADFLGSFCRYHLTESAQAGRRLLSPVGPGRRAPQVQGPRLSLRFLGSYHTLLSLLLAFFVASLFCVGPLPCALILTLGYLLYAVAMTLLTERAKLHQP from the exons ATGATGAAGCTGGTTTATAAACTTCAAGCCGAAGACTATAAATTTGACTTTCCAGTCTCCTACCTGCCT GGCCCCGTGAAGGCATCCATCCAAGAGCGCGTGCTCCCGGACAGCCCTCTGTACCACAACAAGCTCCAGTTTCCCCCAACCGGGGGAGTCGGCCTGAACCTGGCCCTCA ATCCGTTTGAgtattacattttcttctttgcccTGAGCCTCATCACTCAAAAG CCACTTCCCGGGTCCCTCCACATCCGTACTTCAGACTGTGCCTACTTCATCCTGGTGGACAGGTACCTATCGTGGTTCCTGCCCACAGAAGGCAGCGTgctccctccactcccctccAGCCCTGGGGGGCCCAGCCCCTCGCCAGCTCCCAG GACACCTGCTGTGCCCTTCGCCTCCTATGGCCTCCACCACACCAGCCTCCTGAAGCGGCACATCGCTCACCAGACGCCAGTGAACGCAGATCCTGCCTCCCACGAGATCTGGAGGTCTGAGACCCTGCTTCAG GTTTTCGTCGAGATGTGGCTTCACCATTACTCACTGGAGATGTACCAAAAGTTGCAGTCCCCTCATGCCAAG CTGGAGGTCCTGCACTACCGGCTCAGTGTCTCCAGCGCCCTCCACAGTCCTGCCCACCCCAGCTGCCAGGCCCTCCACGCCTACCAA GAGTCATTCACGCCCACCGAGGAGCACGTACTGGTGGTGCGGCTGCTGCTCAAACACCTGCACGCCTTTGCCAACAGTCTGAAGCCCGAGCAGGCCCCTCCCTCGGCCCACTCCCACGCCACCAGCCCCCTGGAGGAATTCAAACG AGCCGCCATTCCACGGTTTGTCCAGCAGAAGCTCTACCTCTTCCTGCAGCACTGTTTTGGCCACTGGCCCCTAGATGCATCCTTCAGAGCC GTCCTAGAGATGTGGCTGAGCTACCTGCAGCCGTGGAGGTATGCTCCTGAGAAACAGGCCCAGGGCACCGACCCCCAGGCCCGCTGTGTGTCAGAGAAATG GGCACCCTTTGTTCAGGAGAACCTGCTGATGTACACCAAGCTCTTCATGGGTTTCCTGAACCGCGCGCTCCGTACCGACCTGGTCAGCCCCAAGAATGCGCTCATGGTCTTCCGAGTGGCCAAGGTCTTCGCCCAGCCCAACCTGGCAGAGATGATCCAGAAAG GGGAGCAGCTGTTCCTGGAGCCGGAACTCGTTATCCCCCACCGGCAGCACCGCACCTTCGCGGCCCCCACATTCACCGGGAGCTTCCTGTCATCCTGGCCGCCGGCCGTCACTGACGCCTCCTTCAAGGTGAAGAGCCACGTCTACAGCCTGGAGGGCCAGGACTGCAAGTACACCCCGCTGTTTGGGCCCGAGGCCCGCGCCCTG GTCCTGCGCCTGGCTCAACTCATTGCCCAGGCCAAGCAGACCGCCAAGACCATCTCCGACCAGGCGGTGGAGAGCATGACCGGCCGCTCCTTCCTCTCGTGGCTGCGCCTCTGTCCTGCAGACCCAAATGGCTCCAGCTCAGGCAACGACCTCGACGAGGGGGGCCAGGACAGCGTCCGGAAGACAGACGAGCACCTGGAGAAGGCCCTTGAGTATCTGTGCCAGATCTTCCGG CTCAGCGAGACCCAGCTTGCCCAGCTCACACTCGCACTGGGGACCACTCAGGATGAGAACGGGAAGAAGCAGCTCCCAGACTGCATTGTGGGGGAGGCTGGTCTCATCCTCACCCCGCTGGGCCGGTACCAG ATCATCAACGGCCTGCGGAGGTTTGAAATCGAATACCAGGGGGACGCAGAGCTGCAGCCCATCCGCAGTTACGAGATTGCCAGCCTGGTCCGCGTGCTCTTCCAGCTGTCCTCCGCCATCAACCACAGG TTTGCAGACCAGATGGCAGCCCTGTGTTCCCGGGCCGACTTCCTGGGCAGCTTTTGCCGCTACCACCTGACTGAGTCTGCACAGGCCGGGCGGCGCCTGCTGAGCCCAGTAGGGCCTGGGCGAAGGGCCCCCCAGGTGCAGGGTCCCCGACTCAGCCTGCGCTTCCTGGGCAGCTACCACACGCTGCTCTCACTCCTGCTGGCCTTCTTTGTGGCCTCCCTGTTCTGCGTCGGGCCCCTGCCCTGCGCCCTCATCCTCACCCTGGGCTACCTCCTCTACGCTGTGGCCATGACGCTGCTCACCGAGCGGGCAAAGCTGCACCAGCCCTGA
- the SMPD4 gene encoding sphingomyelin phosphodiesterase 4 isoform X2 produces MTTFRLSVSEWRPLVLKAPQWFPKAACLDTPQETAMAFPHLQQPSFLLASLKADSINKPFAQRCQDLVKVIEDFPAKELHTIFPWLVESIFGSLDGVLIGWNLRCLQGRVSPVEFSIAMEFLDPGGPMMKLVYKLQAEDYKFDFPVSYLPGPVKASIQERVLPDSPLYHNKLQFPPTGGVGLNLALNPFEYYIFFFALSLITQKPLPGSLHIRTSDCAYFILVDRYLSWFLPTEGSVLPPLPSSPGGPSPSPAPRTPAVPFASYGLHHTSLLKRHIAHQTPVNADPASHEIWRSETLLQVFVEMWLHHYSLEMYQKLQSPHAKESFTPTEEHVLVVRLLLKHLHAFANSLKPEQAPPSAHSHATSPLEEFKRAAIPRFVQQKLYLFLQHCFGHWPLDASFRAVLEMWLSYLQPWRYAPEKQAQGTDPQARCVSEKWAPFVQENLLMYTKLFMGFLNRALRTDLVSPKNALMVFRVAKVFAQPNLAEMIQKGEQLFLEPELVIPHRQHRTFAAPTFTGSFLSSWPPAVTDASFKVKSHVYSLEGQDCKYTPLFGPEARALVLRLAQLIAQAKQTAKTISDQAVESMTGRSFLSWLRLCPADPNGSSSGNDLDEGGQDSVRKTDEHLEKALEYLCQIFRLSETQLAQLTLALGTTQDENGKKQLPDCIVGEAGLILTPLGRYQIINGLRRFEIEYQGDAELQPIRSYEIASLVRVLFQLSSAINHRFADQMAALCSRADFLGSFCRYHLTESAQAGRRLLSPVGPGRRAPQVQGPRLSLRFLGSYHTLLSLLLAFFVASLFCVGPLPCALILTLGYLLYAVAMTLLTERAKLHQP; encoded by the exons TGGTTTCCTAAGGCGGCCTGTTTAGACACTCCACAGGAGACTGCTATGGCATTCCCTCACTTGCAGCAGCCCAGCTTCCTACTG GCTAGTCTGAAAGCTGACTCTATAAATAAGCCCTTTGCACAGCGTTGCCAAGACTTGGTTAAAGTCATCGAGGATTTTCCAGCAAAG GAGCTGCACACCATTTTCCCATGGCTGGTGGAGAGCATTTTTGGCAGCCTGGATGGCGTCCTTATCGGCTGGAATCTTCGCTGCCTACAGGGACGTGTGAGCCCTGTAGAATTCAGCATCGCTATGGAATTTCTAGACCCTGG CGGCCCAATGATGAAGCTGGTTTATAAACTTCAAGCCGAAGACTATAAATTTGACTTTCCAGTCTCCTACCTGCCT GGCCCCGTGAAGGCATCCATCCAAGAGCGCGTGCTCCCGGACAGCCCTCTGTACCACAACAAGCTCCAGTTTCCCCCAACCGGGGGAGTCGGCCTGAACCTGGCCCTCA ATCCGTTTGAgtattacattttcttctttgcccTGAGCCTCATCACTCAAAAG CCACTTCCCGGGTCCCTCCACATCCGTACTTCAGACTGTGCCTACTTCATCCTGGTGGACAGGTACCTATCGTGGTTCCTGCCCACAGAAGGCAGCGTgctccctccactcccctccAGCCCTGGGGGGCCCAGCCCCTCGCCAGCTCCCAG GACACCTGCTGTGCCCTTCGCCTCCTATGGCCTCCACCACACCAGCCTCCTGAAGCGGCACATCGCTCACCAGACGCCAGTGAACGCAGATCCTGCCTCCCACGAGATCTGGAGGTCTGAGACCCTGCTTCAG GTTTTCGTCGAGATGTGGCTTCACCATTACTCACTGGAGATGTACCAAAAGTTGCAGTCCCCTCATGCCAAG GAGTCATTCACGCCCACCGAGGAGCACGTACTGGTGGTGCGGCTGCTGCTCAAACACCTGCACGCCTTTGCCAACAGTCTGAAGCCCGAGCAGGCCCCTCCCTCGGCCCACTCCCACGCCACCAGCCCCCTGGAGGAATTCAAACG AGCCGCCATTCCACGGTTTGTCCAGCAGAAGCTCTACCTCTTCCTGCAGCACTGTTTTGGCCACTGGCCCCTAGATGCATCCTTCAGAGCC GTCCTAGAGATGTGGCTGAGCTACCTGCAGCCGTGGAGGTATGCTCCTGAGAAACAGGCCCAGGGCACCGACCCCCAGGCCCGCTGTGTGTCAGAGAAATG GGCACCCTTTGTTCAGGAGAACCTGCTGATGTACACCAAGCTCTTCATGGGTTTCCTGAACCGCGCGCTCCGTACCGACCTGGTCAGCCCCAAGAATGCGCTCATGGTCTTCCGAGTGGCCAAGGTCTTCGCCCAGCCCAACCTGGCAGAGATGATCCAGAAAG GGGAGCAGCTGTTCCTGGAGCCGGAACTCGTTATCCCCCACCGGCAGCACCGCACCTTCGCGGCCCCCACATTCACCGGGAGCTTCCTGTCATCCTGGCCGCCGGCCGTCACTGACGCCTCCTTCAAGGTGAAGAGCCACGTCTACAGCCTGGAGGGCCAGGACTGCAAGTACACCCCGCTGTTTGGGCCCGAGGCCCGCGCCCTG GTCCTGCGCCTGGCTCAACTCATTGCCCAGGCCAAGCAGACCGCCAAGACCATCTCCGACCAGGCGGTGGAGAGCATGACCGGCCGCTCCTTCCTCTCGTGGCTGCGCCTCTGTCCTGCAGACCCAAATGGCTCCAGCTCAGGCAACGACCTCGACGAGGGGGGCCAGGACAGCGTCCGGAAGACAGACGAGCACCTGGAGAAGGCCCTTGAGTATCTGTGCCAGATCTTCCGG CTCAGCGAGACCCAGCTTGCCCAGCTCACACTCGCACTGGGGACCACTCAGGATGAGAACGGGAAGAAGCAGCTCCCAGACTGCATTGTGGGGGAGGCTGGTCTCATCCTCACCCCGCTGGGCCGGTACCAG ATCATCAACGGCCTGCGGAGGTTTGAAATCGAATACCAGGGGGACGCAGAGCTGCAGCCCATCCGCAGTTACGAGATTGCCAGCCTGGTCCGCGTGCTCTTCCAGCTGTCCTCCGCCATCAACCACAGG TTTGCAGACCAGATGGCAGCCCTGTGTTCCCGGGCCGACTTCCTGGGCAGCTTTTGCCGCTACCACCTGACTGAGTCTGCACAGGCCGGGCGGCGCCTGCTGAGCCCAGTAGGGCCTGGGCGAAGGGCCCCCCAGGTGCAGGGTCCCCGACTCAGCCTGCGCTTCCTGGGCAGCTACCACACGCTGCTCTCACTCCTGCTGGCCTTCTTTGTGGCCTCCCTGTTCTGCGTCGGGCCCCTGCCCTGCGCCCTCATCCTCACCCTGGGCTACCTCCTCTACGCTGTGGCCATGACGCTGCTCACCGAGCGGGCAAAGCTGCACCAGCCCTGA
- the SMPD4 gene encoding sphingomyelin phosphodiesterase 4 isoform X5, whose protein sequence is MWEPHLSPQGPVKASIQERVLPDSPLYHNKLQFPPTGGVGLNLALNPFEYYIFFFALSLITQKPLPGSLHIRTSDCAYFILVDRYLSWFLPTEGSVLPPLPSSPGGPSPSPAPRTPAVPFASYGLHHTSLLKRHIAHQTPVNADPASHEIWRSETLLQVFVEMWLHHYSLEMYQKLQSPHAKESFTPTEEHVLVVRLLLKHLHAFANSLKPEQAPPSAHSHATSPLEEFKRAAIPRFVQQKLYLFLQHCFGHWPLDASFRAVLEMWLSYLQPWRYAPEKQAQGTDPQARCVSEKWAPFVQENLLMYTKLFMGFLNRALRTDLVSPKNALMVFRVAKVFAQPNLAEMIQKGEQLFLEPELVIPHRQHRTFAAPTFTGSFLSSWPPAVTDASFKVKSHVYSLEGQDCKYTPLFGPEARALVLRLAQLIAQAKQTAKTISDQAVESMTGRSFLSWLRLCPADPNGSSSGNDLDEGGQDSVRKTDEHLEKALEYLCQIFRLSETQLAQLTLALGTTQDENGKKQLPDCIVGEAGLILTPLGRYQIINGLRRFEIEYQGDAELQPIRSYEIASLVRVLFQLSSAINHRFADQMAALCSRADFLGSFCRYHLTESAQAGRRLLSPVGPGRRAPQVQGPRLSLRFLGSYHTLLSLLLAFFVASLFCVGPLPCALILTLGYLLYAVAMTLLTERAKLHQP, encoded by the exons ATGTGGGAGCCCCACCTCTCTCCGCAGGGCCCCGTGAAGGCATCCATCCAAGAGCGCGTGCTCCCGGACAGCCCTCTGTACCACAACAAGCTCCAGTTTCCCCCAACCGGGGGAGTCGGCCTGAACCTGGCCCTCA ATCCGTTTGAgtattacattttcttctttgcccTGAGCCTCATCACTCAAAAG CCACTTCCCGGGTCCCTCCACATCCGTACTTCAGACTGTGCCTACTTCATCCTGGTGGACAGGTACCTATCGTGGTTCCTGCCCACAGAAGGCAGCGTgctccctccactcccctccAGCCCTGGGGGGCCCAGCCCCTCGCCAGCTCCCAG GACACCTGCTGTGCCCTTCGCCTCCTATGGCCTCCACCACACCAGCCTCCTGAAGCGGCACATCGCTCACCAGACGCCAGTGAACGCAGATCCTGCCTCCCACGAGATCTGGAGGTCTGAGACCCTGCTTCAG GTTTTCGTCGAGATGTGGCTTCACCATTACTCACTGGAGATGTACCAAAAGTTGCAGTCCCCTCATGCCAAG GAGTCATTCACGCCCACCGAGGAGCACGTACTGGTGGTGCGGCTGCTGCTCAAACACCTGCACGCCTTTGCCAACAGTCTGAAGCCCGAGCAGGCCCCTCCCTCGGCCCACTCCCACGCCACCAGCCCCCTGGAGGAATTCAAACG AGCCGCCATTCCACGGTTTGTCCAGCAGAAGCTCTACCTCTTCCTGCAGCACTGTTTTGGCCACTGGCCCCTAGATGCATCCTTCAGAGCC GTCCTAGAGATGTGGCTGAGCTACCTGCAGCCGTGGAGGTATGCTCCTGAGAAACAGGCCCAGGGCACCGACCCCCAGGCCCGCTGTGTGTCAGAGAAATG GGCACCCTTTGTTCAGGAGAACCTGCTGATGTACACCAAGCTCTTCATGGGTTTCCTGAACCGCGCGCTCCGTACCGACCTGGTCAGCCCCAAGAATGCGCTCATGGTCTTCCGAGTGGCCAAGGTCTTCGCCCAGCCCAACCTGGCAGAGATGATCCAGAAAG GGGAGCAGCTGTTCCTGGAGCCGGAACTCGTTATCCCCCACCGGCAGCACCGCACCTTCGCGGCCCCCACATTCACCGGGAGCTTCCTGTCATCCTGGCCGCCGGCCGTCACTGACGCCTCCTTCAAGGTGAAGAGCCACGTCTACAGCCTGGAGGGCCAGGACTGCAAGTACACCCCGCTGTTTGGGCCCGAGGCCCGCGCCCTG GTCCTGCGCCTGGCTCAACTCATTGCCCAGGCCAAGCAGACCGCCAAGACCATCTCCGACCAGGCGGTGGAGAGCATGACCGGCCGCTCCTTCCTCTCGTGGCTGCGCCTCTGTCCTGCAGACCCAAATGGCTCCAGCTCAGGCAACGACCTCGACGAGGGGGGCCAGGACAGCGTCCGGAAGACAGACGAGCACCTGGAGAAGGCCCTTGAGTATCTGTGCCAGATCTTCCGG CTCAGCGAGACCCAGCTTGCCCAGCTCACACTCGCACTGGGGACCACTCAGGATGAGAACGGGAAGAAGCAGCTCCCAGACTGCATTGTGGGGGAGGCTGGTCTCATCCTCACCCCGCTGGGCCGGTACCAG ATCATCAACGGCCTGCGGAGGTTTGAAATCGAATACCAGGGGGACGCAGAGCTGCAGCCCATCCGCAGTTACGAGATTGCCAGCCTGGTCCGCGTGCTCTTCCAGCTGTCCTCCGCCATCAACCACAGG TTTGCAGACCAGATGGCAGCCCTGTGTTCCCGGGCCGACTTCCTGGGCAGCTTTTGCCGCTACCACCTGACTGAGTCTGCACAGGCCGGGCGGCGCCTGCTGAGCCCAGTAGGGCCTGGGCGAAGGGCCCCCCAGGTGCAGGGTCCCCGACTCAGCCTGCGCTTCCTGGGCAGCTACCACACGCTGCTCTCACTCCTGCTGGCCTTCTTTGTGGCCTCCCTGTTCTGCGTCGGGCCCCTGCCCTGCGCCCTCATCCTCACCCTGGGCTACCTCCTCTACGCTGTGGCCATGACGCTGCTCACCGAGCGGGCAAAGCTGCACCAGCCCTGA
- the SMPD4 gene encoding sphingomyelin phosphodiesterase 4 isoform X1, producing MTTFRLSVSEWRPLVLKAPQWFPKAACLDTPQETAMAFPHLQQPSFLLASLKADSINKPFAQRCQDLVKVIEDFPAKELHTIFPWLVESIFGSLDGVLIGWNLRCLQGRVSPVEFSIAMEFLDPGGPMMKLVYKLQAEDYKFDFPVSYLPGPVKASIQERVLPDSPLYHNKLQFPPTGGVGLNLALNPFEYYIFFFALSLITQKPLPGSLHIRTSDCAYFILVDRYLSWFLPTEGSVLPPLPSSPGGPSPSPAPRTPAVPFASYGLHHTSLLKRHIAHQTPVNADPASHEIWRSETLLQVFVEMWLHHYSLEMYQKLQSPHAKLEVLHYRLSVSSALHSPAHPSCQALHAYQESFTPTEEHVLVVRLLLKHLHAFANSLKPEQAPPSAHSHATSPLEEFKRAAIPRFVQQKLYLFLQHCFGHWPLDASFRAVLEMWLSYLQPWRYAPEKQAQGTDPQARCVSEKWAPFVQENLLMYTKLFMGFLNRALRTDLVSPKNALMVFRVAKVFAQPNLAEMIQKGEQLFLEPELVIPHRQHRTFAAPTFTGSFLSSWPPAVTDASFKVKSHVYSLEGQDCKYTPLFGPEARALVLRLAQLIAQAKQTAKTISDQAVESMTGRSFLSWLRLCPADPNGSSSGNDLDEGGQDSVRKTDEHLEKALEYLCQIFRLSETQLAQLTLALGTTQDENGKKQLPDCIVGEAGLILTPLGRYQIINGLRRFEIEYQGDAELQPIRSYEIASLVRVLFQLSSAINHRFADQMAALCSRADFLGSFCRYHLTESAQAGRRLLSPVGPGRRAPQVQGPRLSLRFLGSYHTLLSLLLAFFVASLFCVGPLPCALILTLGYLLYAVAMTLLTERAKLHQP from the exons TGGTTTCCTAAGGCGGCCTGTTTAGACACTCCACAGGAGACTGCTATGGCATTCCCTCACTTGCAGCAGCCCAGCTTCCTACTG GCTAGTCTGAAAGCTGACTCTATAAATAAGCCCTTTGCACAGCGTTGCCAAGACTTGGTTAAAGTCATCGAGGATTTTCCAGCAAAG GAGCTGCACACCATTTTCCCATGGCTGGTGGAGAGCATTTTTGGCAGCCTGGATGGCGTCCTTATCGGCTGGAATCTTCGCTGCCTACAGGGACGTGTGAGCCCTGTAGAATTCAGCATCGCTATGGAATTTCTAGACCCTGG CGGCCCAATGATGAAGCTGGTTTATAAACTTCAAGCCGAAGACTATAAATTTGACTTTCCAGTCTCCTACCTGCCT GGCCCCGTGAAGGCATCCATCCAAGAGCGCGTGCTCCCGGACAGCCCTCTGTACCACAACAAGCTCCAGTTTCCCCCAACCGGGGGAGTCGGCCTGAACCTGGCCCTCA ATCCGTTTGAgtattacattttcttctttgcccTGAGCCTCATCACTCAAAAG CCACTTCCCGGGTCCCTCCACATCCGTACTTCAGACTGTGCCTACTTCATCCTGGTGGACAGGTACCTATCGTGGTTCCTGCCCACAGAAGGCAGCGTgctccctccactcccctccAGCCCTGGGGGGCCCAGCCCCTCGCCAGCTCCCAG GACACCTGCTGTGCCCTTCGCCTCCTATGGCCTCCACCACACCAGCCTCCTGAAGCGGCACATCGCTCACCAGACGCCAGTGAACGCAGATCCTGCCTCCCACGAGATCTGGAGGTCTGAGACCCTGCTTCAG GTTTTCGTCGAGATGTGGCTTCACCATTACTCACTGGAGATGTACCAAAAGTTGCAGTCCCCTCATGCCAAG CTGGAGGTCCTGCACTACCGGCTCAGTGTCTCCAGCGCCCTCCACAGTCCTGCCCACCCCAGCTGCCAGGCCCTCCACGCCTACCAA GAGTCATTCACGCCCACCGAGGAGCACGTACTGGTGGTGCGGCTGCTGCTCAAACACCTGCACGCCTTTGCCAACAGTCTGAAGCCCGAGCAGGCCCCTCCCTCGGCCCACTCCCACGCCACCAGCCCCCTGGAGGAATTCAAACG AGCCGCCATTCCACGGTTTGTCCAGCAGAAGCTCTACCTCTTCCTGCAGCACTGTTTTGGCCACTGGCCCCTAGATGCATCCTTCAGAGCC GTCCTAGAGATGTGGCTGAGCTACCTGCAGCCGTGGAGGTATGCTCCTGAGAAACAGGCCCAGGGCACCGACCCCCAGGCCCGCTGTGTGTCAGAGAAATG GGCACCCTTTGTTCAGGAGAACCTGCTGATGTACACCAAGCTCTTCATGGGTTTCCTGAACCGCGCGCTCCGTACCGACCTGGTCAGCCCCAAGAATGCGCTCATGGTCTTCCGAGTGGCCAAGGTCTTCGCCCAGCCCAACCTGGCAGAGATGATCCAGAAAG GGGAGCAGCTGTTCCTGGAGCCGGAACTCGTTATCCCCCACCGGCAGCACCGCACCTTCGCGGCCCCCACATTCACCGGGAGCTTCCTGTCATCCTGGCCGCCGGCCGTCACTGACGCCTCCTTCAAGGTGAAGAGCCACGTCTACAGCCTGGAGGGCCAGGACTGCAAGTACACCCCGCTGTTTGGGCCCGAGGCCCGCGCCCTG GTCCTGCGCCTGGCTCAACTCATTGCCCAGGCCAAGCAGACCGCCAAGACCATCTCCGACCAGGCGGTGGAGAGCATGACCGGCCGCTCCTTCCTCTCGTGGCTGCGCCTCTGTCCTGCAGACCCAAATGGCTCCAGCTCAGGCAACGACCTCGACGAGGGGGGCCAGGACAGCGTCCGGAAGACAGACGAGCACCTGGAGAAGGCCCTTGAGTATCTGTGCCAGATCTTCCGG CTCAGCGAGACCCAGCTTGCCCAGCTCACACTCGCACTGGGGACCACTCAGGATGAGAACGGGAAGAAGCAGCTCCCAGACTGCATTGTGGGGGAGGCTGGTCTCATCCTCACCCCGCTGGGCCGGTACCAG ATCATCAACGGCCTGCGGAGGTTTGAAATCGAATACCAGGGGGACGCAGAGCTGCAGCCCATCCGCAGTTACGAGATTGCCAGCCTGGTCCGCGTGCTCTTCCAGCTGTCCTCCGCCATCAACCACAGG TTTGCAGACCAGATGGCAGCCCTGTGTTCCCGGGCCGACTTCCTGGGCAGCTTTTGCCGCTACCACCTGACTGAGTCTGCACAGGCCGGGCGGCGCCTGCTGAGCCCAGTAGGGCCTGGGCGAAGGGCCCCCCAGGTGCAGGGTCCCCGACTCAGCCTGCGCTTCCTGGGCAGCTACCACACGCTGCTCTCACTCCTGCTGGCCTTCTTTGTGGCCTCCCTGTTCTGCGTCGGGCCCCTGCCCTGCGCCCTCATCCTCACCCTGGGCTACCTCCTCTACGCTGTGGCCATGACGCTGCTCACCGAGCGGGCAAAGCTGCACCAGCCCTGA